From Amaranthus tricolor cultivar Red isolate AtriRed21 chromosome 4, ASM2621246v1, whole genome shotgun sequence:
AATCCTACTTTATAAACAATATATGTACTAGTATTCTTTATAGGTATTACTAGTTTACTATTAAAGTGGCATGAAGAATCAAGTACAGGTCAACGTTTCATTGGCCATACGCCCATGTGGCCATGTCCATACAAATGTTGCAAGTCCAATTGTCCAAATTACTAAAACTATATGGTAATTGCCTAATTGGTAAGAGAGTAAAGAGCACTCGagaaaaatgacaaatttttTGACAGACACGTTTATTTGGGTcagtttaatatattataagaaaaaaatgcGCTTTATTATCTGTATTAACCTAGTTAAAGTTGATGTTTTAACATATTGAAGTTAGCATTTTAATCTATTCGAGTTGATGATTTagcctattaaagttggtatgttaATCTATTTGGAGTTAATGTTTTaacatgttaaattgttaatttattaaagttggtattttaatatattaaagttGATGTTTCAACCTGATGAAATTGATATTTTAGCTTATTTGAAGTGGCGTATCAACCTATTAAGTTGTTAATatattaaagttaatattttaacatattaaagttgttatttaaacatattaaagttggtattttaacttgTTTGACTTAGTGTTTTATGCTGCTTAAGTTATTATTTTGACTTATTTAGGTTGGTATTTAAGTTCATTAAAACTGATGTTTTAACCCATTAAattaagttggtgttttaacccgTCAAAGTTGATATGTTAACTTgttgaagttgatattttatagTTGTTGCTTTGACCAATTACAACAGGCTAATACActaacttcaataggttaaaataccaatttcaatatgttaaaataccaacttcaatatgtGAACAATTTAACAGGTTAAAACAACAACTTAACAGATTAAAACATCAAATACCAACTTTATAGTTTAAAATACCAACTCAaataggttaaaacaccaacttcatATAGGTTAAAACAAGTATAGCGCGCACATAAATTAGTAGGTTGGACCTAAAGAGCCGTCTCTATAAGAGACGGTCTCTAAGAAGACCAGaagaaaaataattgtaatgagtagaaatatgaaataatttttaaaaaatacgtTTTCTTCAAAATATTTATACGTTAAAAACTTGAATTACAAACACaagtaattaaaaaagaaaaagtttctaaatttgaaaaacatGATGTGCCACGAACACTTAACACATATTGTATATGATGTTAAATTTGAAGTCGTCGTGACCGGACTGCAACAATTGGCAAGACATTTACAGTTTACCGGTGgatgtttatatatatagtagccTAGTACGTATGTGGTTATGTGATTgtgtatttgtaatttgtgttacATGTTACAGCCTGGAATCGTGCTTATCCATCATGTACCATAAATAGATACATGCAAACGGTACTGGAATATATTGTCACTCAAGAAAAAATATTACGAATCAgggtattttaaatttaaaataaattgaaattaaaataaacaaattgaaattaaaacgTAGACTCAATGGTGGACCTTGCAAGAAACATGGGATTGCATACAAAATTCAATGAGAAAACTTATAAAAGCACTATGCAATGAATTGAGCTTCTGACATGAAGCGACAAACAGGAATATATTGTCATTTGTCACTTCGGCTATAaacataaaattcattcaaaacaaaatcaCATCGCACTTGCTCACCTAACCTAACTCATTCCTTACTTGATACTTCTCTtcgtttctttttttattttaatgtaaaatttaaacctaaatagttttaaatatacataataaaaaaaattatgaaaaatacataataaaaagatatatatatatattaagacgaatctaacgagatctgaCATGgaaatattttatcttttaaatatatatcaaaaacattaattaaatttatctctCCTTAAGGTAAAATATTCCAAATGcgaagaacattagagaacagAGGAAGTAGTTGGTGGTACATCAACAAAAATTGGCAATAATTTGATGCTGATAAATCTTGggtaataaattttaatgtaattgaaaattcaaagtgttcatcaataaaaatgaaaattatcaagtataaatttaattcaGGTATAAAGTtttgaattaaattttgttttatataatacaatattAAGTTCATTTATAACACTTCTACTAAATTGGAGATGCCATGTGGGATAAATTAATTGTTTGTAAAAAGGTTTCATGGTTCAATCTTTTAcaatttctcattttttttagaTCCACAAGTTTAAAAACCACTGAGAGCACCAAACTCTCAAATGGGTGTAAAATTGTGTGGAAAACACTTAATTAACATGGAATGATCTAAAAATGAAGCATAAAATTGGGATAGAAAGTGTGTAAATATGTATTGTATCAAAATCCCCCAAGTCAGACCATTTTTGgatagcaaaattaaaaaatcaaattgtaGGGATCTTATTGCACGAACAAAATGTACAAACCTATTAATTGGTAGGCATCTTATTGCACAAATAAGCTTTTATACCATTTTTTGATAGTAAATATGAGAGAAAGAAGGAAGGGAAAGAAAGAACTCGGGTAAGGAGTAAGAATACACCTTATTTGTTTAGAATGGAAAGAaagtgaaaagaaaaataaatgaatatttctttctaaattttttcactttagaagatattgtatttttaacaaatttatttatgttttctcTTCAAACCTCTCATCTGAAAAtcccttttcttccttttaCTTATTTAAATAAGAAATCTCTATTTATCCgaatctttttccttttttttctttaatttctctATCTAAACACAGTGttagtaggcattaaaaaaaaagaaaactaagATCTCGTAAGATTTATTAAAATGAAACCCACAAATTCAAATAACCTAATAATTTGAGTTGTGCTAAGTCACTTTTTTGGTATTACTAATTGGTTTATCATTTTGATTGTTTATGTTTATTGGTTGCTGTTTAAACACTAAGATTTGACCCAATTCTTAACATTATATGTTTCACTACTATAAACAAAAATCACTCATCATTAACATCAAGTAGTGAGAATTTGATTTAGTGTAGCAGAATTTCTTCTATTCTCCCTCGTTATTCTTTTCTCACTGTAATAATTGAAGCTTAgctatatttgtatatattagtaACAAATacatttaatttgtatatactaGTAGGGGTAATTTACCCACGAATTAACTAAGTGTTTTCCTAGTAACTGAATGAGCACATTTTATGAATTATGTGATTTCAAcctatatattttatcattttaccAATTGTAGAAGTTCAATGATGGACATGCATTTTGAAAATTAAGTATTTTACTTAATACTCCAAGCCAAGCCAAGCTTATTGCTTAAGTACTAATCCtaaaaaatgagtatttttttttatttccattagagcaaatattgttttttttctaCTGAAATTAAATTCCACTTAACCCTTCCTTGTAACGGTCCTTATGATTCActaaaaaaaatcctaataaaaGAAATAGTCCATAGGGGACTAGTACTAGGGAGTAGCATGAAAGTTGgcctaaaaataataataacaaactcCCAATCTCAAACCCAATGAACCATAAATTCACAAAAAGCAAAGGGAACCCCCCCTTCTTTAACTGAATTCATCTACTACTTTCTTTTCAGTATTTGTGCTCTAAAAGCATCCCATGTGAGCCTAATTACCCTTCATATAGATAACAAACAACTCTATCTCTTTTCCTCTTCTAACCATGGCCAAAGCTACCATTAATCCAAGAAACCCTACCAAAGAAATCCACAAAACAAGAAGAAGTCAACCCCCACAAAgagaaaaacaacaacaacaacaacaaccatcttcatcttcatcttcatcttcgtcTTCGTCTTCGTCTTCGTCTTCATGGGTAGTAATGAAAAACATCCTAACTTGCAAACACATGGAAGTACAACAACAATCTCAACAACAaccaacaaaaaacaaacaacaaaaacaacccaCAAACCTATCAATTATAGAAGATAACAATAACATCAAATCAAAGAACAAGAAAATGAGATGTTCTGGGTCACTTTGCAACAACACAAAAGTTATGCAAAGACCTGAACTTTCCTCCCCTGAAACCCACCaaagaaaaattaggagaccTGCCATTGCTACATCTTCTAGTAGCAGCAGCCATGAAGAGTCAAATAGGTCTATTAAATCTAGTGTATTGAGTGAGCTTAGTAACAATAGTAATACCAGTAATGAGATTTTACAGAAATCATGTTCTTCTAACACTAATAGTAGTGCTAACTATTCGATTAAAGGGATTCCATTTAGAAGACTTTCAGGGTGTTATGAGTGCAGAATGGTGGTTGATCCTGTTTTGTCTTTCACAAGAGACCCTTCTCTTAGAGCTACTATTTGCTCTTGCTCTCATTGTGGTGAAATTTTCATGAAACCTGAGAATTTGGAGCTTCATCAAGCTGTTAGGCATGCTGGTATTCTTAATTTCTTTCTTTATCTCTTTGTTTTCTCTTAATTATAATCTACATTCTGCTCAGATTTAATTGGTTTATTTATTGCTTTAATGATTTCTACTTAGCTCATATTTAATTAGCACAAATTCTCGTGAGAGACGGTCTAATTTAGTTTTGGTCGGCCTATTATcatcttttagtttaatttagttttaatGGTTGAGCTTGATtagtttaatttagttttaatGGTTGAGCTTGAAAAACTTCTTTTGAAGAAACGGTCTCTCAGGAAACCAACTGATTAGTTAGTTTATAACAAATTTTTTGTGATAACGTTATTGGTCTGCCTTTTTTTCCACTCTTTTCATATTCTGCTTCTAAACGAAACTCATTCGGATGATGAAAGTGATTTTAAACTACGAGTTGTTCCTCCTCTGTTAATTTCATCTTAAACTTGATATTAgcttatataatatattaacataATCAATTACTGAgtttttttgcatttatttaaatattttgaaataaatatattaaagttgtgattttattatcGTGTGTCTAAATTGTTAAGATTATAACGCCTCAAAAAGGTTTAAAACGGTCTAGCTTCGCTGTTGTTAATTAGAAGTTAAATAGACTTTAGCTTGTCTTATTTAGATTCAGTttataaaacacaaatttttgtgcgACACGCTTCACTATGAGACGCTCTCTATATATGAATGAAGTGAATAGCTCAACTAATATAATTACTCTTTATTTTGAAGTTGTCTTACCGATTTCTTGCAAGAGTAgctcataataaaaaaaagctaGAAAGCGGAGCTACAAAAGTCATGaactataattttgattttaacctTGATATTGAAGTATAGAATGTTGTCACTTTATAAACTCATTTCCTACATATCAATAAATGGAAGAGTTCACTTTAGACCATTTGCATACCTTTTAGCACACTTTATAATGacaaaaaagatcaaaaaaaatgttttggTGCAGTATCTGAGCTCGGTCCAGAAGATACAAGTAAGAACATAGTAGAGATCATATTCCAATCAAGCTGGTTAAAGAAGCAAAGTCCAGTATGCAAAATTGACAGAATTCTGAAAGTGCAAAACACCCAGAAAACTGTAAGCAAATTTGAGGACTATAGAGATTCAATTAAGTTTAAAGCTTCAAGGCTACCTAAAAAGCATCCTAGGTGCATTGCTGATGGAAATGAGCTTTTAAGGTTTCATTGTACAACATTTAAGTGTTCTTTAGGCCTAAATGGCTCATCAAACCTATGTAATTCTATACCAAATTGTAATGTTTGTAGCATTATTAAAAATGGGTTTAAGGTTGTTGATGGTGGGCCTACTGGAAAAGGTATATTGACCACTGCATCTAGTGGGCGGGCCCATGATCAGGCTGAGGTTGGCATGGAGGAGAATGAGAATAGGGCAATGTTGGTTTGTCGGGTTATTGCGGGTCGAGTCAGGAAGAGTCTTGAAGGAGGCGGGTCGTCAGAAGAGTATGACTCGGTCGCTGGAGCGAGTGGAGTTTATTCAAATTTGGATGAGTTGTATGTTTTTAACCCCAAGGCTATATTGCCTTGTTTTGTTGTTATCTATAGGGGTTTTTAGATGTTTTGGCCTATTTTAGTGTAGAATATTTCTATTTTGCTTTGGTTCTTGTATATCTTCAAACTTGAGCTTTGGGTAGGGCAACGTTTTAATTACATTTTGTACTATATATCAATATATGCATGGAAGTGGTAGTCCTTGTTTAGAAAATCAAAGCAGTTAGTTTGGATGTCCTTTTACCAAGGATAACATTATTCAAATTTGACCTTACTAAGTCTTAGGAAaatcggaaaaaaaaaaaaaaaaaaattacaatcgaaATGCcttaataatgaatgatattgtttttgttattgtaaTCGGCAAGGCCCAGCCTATGAGGGTTACATCAGCTAAACCTTACTAAGTCTGCACTTCCTCAATAGATATTTGCTCACCTTCATGGACTAAGAAGTCATCTAAAAGGTCTCAATACACATAACCACCATACAACACTATCAAAAAATCCCCTCAACCGACTATCCAAAATTGTTAGAAATCAGTCTGTAGAGGCCTATATCAACTAAATTCGGGCTATTTTAAACTATTGTAATAAATTTAGTTAGTATTTCATTTTAGTAGGAAATTAGTCGTTTTATATATtgtaatattagtatattattcgTGCATTATTAGTTATATTAGTATAGTATTTAGTGTTTTATTAGCCGTATTAATAAAGTATTAATTTACTATTAGTTGGAAATTCTAACTAACATAAAGCAGTTGGAAATTCAATCAGAAATTTTTTACTGTTTAATCGTAGACCAAATATTTAGTTTGTGGATCAACTTTTTTTAGTGCAAGTATTAGCCATCTAATAGGCAATTGGGTCTATGCAAGcctttatatattaaatttttatatattaaagctATTATACGAAATAGAATATGGTCATATGAAATCTTATTTTAAATATCAATTCGTCgcataatttcataatattaattttttatagtttttaattacATATAACTCTAGATATAAACGATCTAACAAAAGTATTAGATTCTGTAAAAAGTTATTTGTAAAGATATTCTTTTTCTAAATGATGTATCACCAGTTAGTACAAATGTACAATGTATCCTTTGGCTTCTGTGATTTTCTCTTTGAAAGTTTACAATCAATTGATATTTTTAAGATTAGTTTCAACCATCATAAAACTCTTAGTAAAAAGTATCTTCAAATAGTTTTGAACTTCTTAATTTCCTCATGATTTTGGCAATTAATAATTTGTTCTACATATCCTAAAGGACCATcctaaatatttataaataatacgGTAAACACAAAAAATCATCTTAATTTACTTTTTGTTATTCATAGTAATGGAGATTAAACATTTGTCGCCTgaatttctttttcttgtatTCATTACTTAAAGTAATGGTTGAGAAACTTTGAGATTATACATAAGTATGAgaatcaaaaatttaattttagacaTGTTTTCTGATAGAGatgttaaaaaaaactaataatccCATATTTATTCGTCTTTGTAACTGAATTCGATTTGACATgacaaaaaaattagattaataattatgtaaaaatcaatatggatACAAAACCCGCTTTTGAACCGACCCGAAAAATCTAACCAAAATCAACCTGATGACCTGAATGAACACAATTTTCACTAGATGCCTTTCCCACCAAGGCCGTTTCTAAGCATAGTCGGGATAGCCGATCGCTTACGGCCCCAAAAATAAGGagcctcaaatattaaatggtaTTAATCTGAGCAacactttttaagtgatttatttgtaaactttttttatatttaaagtaattttagaatataatattacaatacattttgtcttgaattagtttttttgaaatggaattttttttatgttttgataTAATAAAAGGTCCTATTTTAAAAGATATcgcaaaaataaatagaatttctaaaatttttgTTGCGCTCCTATTAAAGAGTGTAAAACATAAATAGAAAAGATAAAAGTTAGGAGCGTAAAACATAAATAGAAAAGATAAAAGATAATTCACATACAAGTTCAAATGAAGTTTAcaactaattaaactaaaaatgcTAATACCCTCTTCTCTTTATCTCAAATTCTAAAACTCAATTGTGGATTAACACCGGTTACTTCAACAACGTCCTCCAATTTAATGGTTGCGTGATATTTTTAGCAAATGTGAAAGCCACATTGTTGGAAATTGAAATTTCAATTTCCAACTACTTCTATTATCTACTAATCatcatttattttagtttaatataGTGTCACCTTCTTTCATtacatttttttatgattttttattcattaataaattaattattactagcatgttattattttaatttttatcttcatATATCATATTTTAAAAGATATCAATATATGAGAATTAGATTTTAGTATTTTAGTTTGAGCAAAATTTACTTTTCATAGATACATAAAGTctccaatttaattttcatttaactttttttttcctcaacatacccttaataaaaataaactcaacAAAGATATGTGACCATGAATAAAAGGAGTCCACaataaaactaactaaaaatttaaaattattgattattactCTACAAGATATtctgtattttattattgttttgatttaCAAGAGCAGTTGCAGTTGCATAACCTtgaaataagacaaattaaacaGTTGGGTATGGAGGCGTTTTATGAATACTCTTCAAACCACTTAAATCCAAGCAGGGCAGTGCACACTGCACACCATCAAATCACTCTACTTTCTTCtacaatattttataattgtacTAATTAATACTTCCTCGTATTCTTTTTATTAGTTAAATTTACTTATTATTCACCTATCACtcttaatatgtattttatttttatatcaataatttaaaacatagttagtgaaattttatttaattcgtttcaatgtaaagattattaatatcaaattttcataatttttaatttaacgtaattagagatattaagaattaaaatgttGTCTCGACAAATgtgaaaaaagtaaatgagactaataaattgaataagagggagtaacTAAGTATATTTGAAATATTCAGATTTTTTTCAATTGGAGAAGTACTGCATTTTTAAGATAACGTTCTAAAATTGAATCTCACTAGACCCTTTGTTCCCTTTAGTCTACCCTCCTATGTTAATTGGACTTAAATACAAATATTGAATACTTGTACGTGTCTAAGTGTtgaatacgtctaaatatttaattttacatcTAAAAAAATGTATCTAAGTGTCGTACCAATATTCGAGGATCAAAGATCGTACACGGGTACGTAAAGCACAATGAAGAGTCGAGTAACTTAGGTTTAACATATAATCCAAAAAAAACTTCTAATAATAAGTAGATTTGGCATTTTCCACAGCCAATTTTTGGGGCAGTATGTTTCCACTGCGCAACTATTACTTCCAAGTGCATTCAGATCAGACTTGAATGCAGGGCAAGGGTCAAATTAGAGGGTTCACTCTATACAGAAGCAATGGatgtgtttaaattttttttctctggAATGTGTGCATTAGAAGTTTTTATCAATTTGGATTTATTTGTCTAATTTATGCACACGTGAAAAATTTTAGTTATCAAttactaatttaaatttaagcATCTGTGTAATACacaaatttgttattttaattaaatcaaatattaaatcACATTAAACAATTGTAATTATGAGAATAAACacttattatcatttttattaaatCATTCATTAGAATTTTTTGCCGCCAAATGCATACTTTTATTATCCATAGGAGTTAAATCATTCAGTATAAGTATTAAATTAATGAGActttgttttattaataattattatgtaatTAGTTTAATCATTTAAGTACCTTTGTAAATAATTCAATCAAATTATTAGCTCTAAAAGGCGCAATAGTAATCTACAATTTCTATATTGGGTTGATTATGTACATAatctttttatcttattttcatcCTATAATAGAAATGATTAAGTCAAAATATTTTACTATATTAATCTCCTTAATTGTTGTTGTAATTACGTCATTCtaaaataaaagtatttatAACGTTTGACTTTTCACACAGATCAATgctaattcaattattaatatctctaattttaataattctaaaatttaattttaataatctgTGCAAATAGACGAATGAAACAAGAATCCCGTTTGCccatgttttaacttatagattaaaaattaatcacaaagtaagaataataaatgaatagtgtattatattttatgttgcAAATAATTTAGAACGGAAAAGATgtgttttaaattttcaatttattcatttatcatttttggTCCGATAATTACttaataaaaactaatcacaacaattttatcaatataatataatttgtttttagtgagatatatttaacgacatttaattttaatgtcGCTTTTTCAAATTGCTAGtagtataattatatatagAAGATTTAGTGGCATTTATTAG
This genomic window contains:
- the LOC130811513 gene encoding uncharacterized protein LOC130811513, which encodes MAKATINPRNPTKEIHKTRRSQPPQREKQQQQQQPSSSSSSSSSSSSSSSSWVVMKNILTCKHMEVQQQSQQQPTKNKQQKQPTNLSIIEDNNNIKSKNKKMRCSGSLCNNTKVMQRPELSSPETHQRKIRRPAIATSSSSSSHEESNRSIKSSVLSELSNNSNTSNEILQKSCSSNTNSSANYSIKGIPFRRLSGCYECRMVVDPVLSFTRDPSLRATICSCSHCGEIFMKPENLELHQAVRHAVSELGPEDTSKNIVEIIFQSSWLKKQSPVCKIDRILKVQNTQKTVSKFEDYRDSIKFKASRLPKKHPRCIADGNELLRFHCTTFKCSLGLNGSSNLCNSIPNCNVCSIIKNGFKVVDGGPTGKGILTTASSGRAHDQAEVGMEENENRAMLVCRVIAGRVRKSLEGGGSSEEYDSVAGASGVYSNLDELYVFNPKAILPCFVVIYRGF